A window of bacterium genomic DNA:
CGCTCCTGGAGGATCAGCTGCTGGGCCATGTCGCGGCTGAACATGCTGCGGGCGCCGGCGCGGGTGACGATGATGCCGGCCGAGGCCGAGACGATGAGGGCGGGGATCTGGTTGACCAGGCCGTCGCCGATGGTCAACTGGCTGAAGGTGCTGACGCTCTCGGCCAGGCTCAGTTTGAGCTGGACGGTGCCCACCGCGATGCCGCCCACCAGGTTGATCGCCGTGATGATAAGGCCGGCCACGGCGTCCCCGCGCACGAACTTGCTGGCGCCGTCCATCGCGCCGTAGAAGTCCGCCTCCCGGCTGATCTGGTCCCGCCGCCGGCGCGCCTCCTTCTCGTCGATGAGGCCGTTGTTGAGTTCCGCGTCGATGGCCATCTGCTTGCCGGGCATGGCGTCCAGGGTGAAGCGGGCGGCCACTTCGGCCACGCGGCCGGCGCCCTTGGTGATGACAATGAAGTTGATGAGGACGAGGACGAGGAAGACAATGAAACCCACCACCAGGTTGTTGCCGGTGACGAAGTGGCCGAAGGCCTCGATCACGCGGCCGGCGTAGCCCTGGCCCAGGATGAGGCGGGTGGAGGCCACGTTCATGGAGAGGCGGAAGAGGGTGAGGATGAGCAGCAGCCCGGGGAAAATGCTGAAGTCAAGGGGCTCCAGGGTGTAGAGGGCCACCAGGAGGATCATCAAGGCCAGCATGATGTTGAGGGCCAGGAGGAGGTCCAGGAAGATGGGCGGCAGGGGCAACACCATCATGACCAGGATGCCCACCACGCCAAAGGCGAGGAGCAGGTCGCTCCTCTTGCCGAGCAGGCTGGAGGCGACGGCGCTCATGCGCTCCTCCGCTTCAAGCGGTAGACGAAGGCGAGCAGCTCGGCCACGGCGCGGTACAGCTCGCCCGGAATCTCATCACCCACGGCGCAGGCCTTGAACAGGGCGCGGGCGAGGGGCTTGTCCTCGATGACGGGAATGCCGTGCTGGCGGGCGATCTCCTTGATGCGCTCGGCCACCAGGCGGCGCCCCTTGGCCAGCACGCGCGGGGCGCGCATGGCCCCGCCCTTGTAGCTGAGGGCGACGGCCAGGTGGACCGGGTTGGTCACCACCACATCAGCGCTGGGCAGCTCGCGGATCATGCGGTTGTAGGCCGTCTCCAGCTGGATGCCGCGCTGGCGCCGTTTGAGCAGGGGATCCCCCTCCGTCTGCTTCAGCTCCTCACGAATCTCCTTGACCGACATGCGCAGCCGGCGCGAGAGGTCCCAGCGCTGGAAGGTCACGTCGAGCAGGGCAAGCGCCAGCAACATGGCCAGCACCCAGCCGGTCAGGCGCAGGGCTCCCGCGCCCAAAGCGGGCAGAAGCTCGGAAGGCTGGTTGAAGACCAGCTGGCGCAGGAGGGGCACTTCGCGCCGCAGCACCATCCACACGGCCAGGCCCACGAGGGAGACCTTGGCCAGGCTCTTGCCCAGCTCCATCAGGCTGCGCAGGCTGAAAAGCTGGGCGATGCCCTTGATCGGATTCAAGCGGCCCCAGTTGGGGTTCAGCGGCTTGGCCGAGAAAAGCAGGCCCACCTGCCCCAGGTTGGTCAGCAGGCCGGCCACGGCCACGGCCGCCAGCAAGGGGGTCACCACCAGCACGGCGGTGAAGCTGACCTCCCGCATGAGCGCGGGGACATTGTCCAGATCGAGGGCGAGGGCGGGGGGCACGACCAAGCGGCGGGACATGTATCCCATCATCTGGTCCTTCATCCATCCGCCGGCGATGATGAAGGTGAGGAGGGCCGCCCCCAGCACGGCGCCGGAGGAAAGCTCC
This region includes:
- the flhB gene encoding flagellar biosynthesis protein FlhB, which codes for MADEQGSFQEKTEEATPKRREDARLEGQVARSQELSSGAVLGAALLTFIIAGGWMKDQMMGYMSRRLVVPPALALDLDNVPALMREVSFTAVLVVTPLLAAVAVAGLLTNLGQVGLLFSAKPLNPNWGRLNPIKGIAQLFSLRSLMELGKSLAKVSLVGLAVWMVLRREVPLLRQLVFNQPSELLPALGAGALRLTGWVLAMLLALALLDVTFQRWDLSRRLRMSVKEIREELKQTEGDPLLKRRQRGIQLETAYNRMIRELPSADVVVTNPVHLAVALSYKGGAMRAPRVLAKGRRLVAERIKEIARQHGIPVIEDKPLARALFKACAVGDEIPGELYRAVAELLAFVYRLKRRSA